A portion of the Rahnella variigena genome contains these proteins:
- the mntR gene encoding manganese-binding transcriptional regulator MntR yields MKDKKMNPLLDVEEHAQGFLQVREAHRRELMDDYVELISDLIHEFGEARQVDLAARLGVSQPTVAKTLKRLANAGLVHQLPYRGTFLTPEGEKLAAENRERHNVVEAFFIALGISAETARLDAEGVEHHVSDETLEAFRRFTASKK; encoded by the coding sequence GTGAAAGATAAAAAAATGAATCCATTACTGGATGTGGAAGAACACGCGCAGGGTTTCTTACAGGTGCGCGAGGCGCATCGCCGGGAATTAATGGATGATTACGTTGAGCTGATTTCAGATTTGATTCACGAATTTGGCGAAGCGCGACAGGTAGATCTGGCCGCGCGTCTGGGTGTTTCCCAGCCGACAGTGGCAAAAACCCTGAAACGCCTGGCCAATGCCGGACTGGTTCACCAGCTGCCCTATCGCGGAACCTTTCTGACGCCGGAAGGTGAGAAACTGGCGGCGGAAAACCGCGAACGTCATAACGTGGTTGAAGCGTTTTTCATCGCGCTCGGCATCAGCGCAGAGACAGCGCGTCTGGATGCTGAAGGGGTGGAGCATCACGTCAGCGATGAAACGCTGGAAGCCTTCAGACGTTTTACAGCAAGTAAGAAATAA
- a CDS encoding metal ABC transporter substrate-binding protein, with protein MENGRHILKLFSHSPFRLRLMLVGMIVALITGNAQAADQTASKDKKKFKVVTTFTVIQDIAQNVAGDAATVESITKPGAEIHDYQPTPRDIVKTQSADLILWNGFNLERWFGRFFANIKHVPSVTVTDGITPLPIQEGPYLGNPNPHAWMSAKNALVYVENIRAALVKYDPENAATYDRNAKDYAQKISQLDAPLRERLAKIPAGQRWLVTSEGAFSYLAKDYDLKEAYLWPINAEEQGTPQQVKKIIDLVRQQNIPVVFSESTISDKPAKQVSKETGAKYGGVLYVDSLSATDGPVPTYIDLLKVTVGTIAEGFGQ; from the coding sequence ATGGAAAATGGACGACACATCTTAAAATTATTCAGCCATTCGCCGTTTCGTTTGCGGCTGATGCTGGTCGGCATGATTGTGGCGCTGATCACCGGCAACGCGCAGGCGGCAGACCAGACGGCCAGCAAGGACAAAAAAAAGTTTAAAGTCGTGACCACTTTCACGGTGATCCAGGACATCGCGCAGAACGTCGCCGGCGATGCCGCCACCGTGGAGTCGATCACCAAACCGGGCGCTGAGATCCACGACTATCAGCCTACGCCGCGGGATATTGTGAAAACGCAATCCGCCGATCTGATCCTGTGGAACGGGTTTAATCTTGAACGCTGGTTCGGGCGCTTCTTTGCCAACATCAAACATGTGCCTTCGGTCACCGTGACGGACGGCATAACGCCGCTGCCGATTCAGGAAGGGCCGTATCTGGGCAATCCAAATCCGCACGCGTGGATGTCGGCTAAAAATGCGCTGGTGTATGTCGAAAATATCCGTGCGGCGCTGGTGAAATATGACCCCGAAAATGCCGCAACCTACGATCGTAACGCCAAAGATTATGCGCAAAAAATCAGCCAGCTGGATGCGCCGCTGCGTGAACGTCTGGCAAAAATTCCGGCAGGGCAGCGCTGGTTAGTGACCAGTGAAGGTGCGTTCAGTTATCTGGCGAAAGATTATGATTTGAAAGAGGCCTATCTGTGGCCTATCAATGCTGAAGAACAGGGCACGCCGCAGCAGGTGAAAAAAATCATCGATTTGGTGCGTCAGCAGAATATCCCGGTGGTGTTCAGTGAAAGCACAATTTCAGACAAACCGGCAAAACAGGTCAGCAAGGAAACCGGCGCGAAATACGGCGGCGTGCTGTATGTCGATTCGCTGTCAGCGACTGACGGCCCGGTTCCCACGTATATCGATCTGCTGAAAGTCACGGTCGGCACCATTGCAGAAGGGTTCGGACAATGA
- a CDS encoding metal ABC transporter ATP-binding protein, whose product MREAALNLNVDDISVTYNNGHTAIENASFTLQGGSICALLGVNGSGKSTLFKTIMGILRPTHGSVTLDGLNVAKALKQNLIAYVPQSEDVDWNFPVLVRDVVMMGRYGKMSFLRIPSAEDKKQVASALARVGLTDLAHRQIGELSGGQKKRVFLARALAQQGRVMLLDEPFTGVDIKTENAIIELLRQLREEGHLILVSTHNIASVPDFCDRVVLINRTVIAAGALDTTFTSHNLEKTFGGALRNIGYLVPQEPVRRAV is encoded by the coding sequence ATGAGAGAAGCCGCGCTGAATCTTAACGTTGATGACATTTCGGTGACCTATAACAACGGTCATACCGCGATTGAAAACGCCTCGTTTACCCTGCAAGGCGGTTCGATTTGCGCGCTGCTCGGCGTTAACGGCAGCGGTAAATCCACGCTGTTTAAAACCATCATGGGAATACTCCGTCCGACGCACGGCAGCGTGACGCTGGACGGCCTGAACGTGGCGAAAGCGCTGAAGCAAAACCTCATCGCCTACGTGCCCCAGTCGGAGGATGTGGACTGGAATTTTCCGGTACTGGTGCGTGATGTGGTTATGATGGGGCGCTACGGCAAAATGTCGTTTCTGCGGATCCCATCGGCGGAAGACAAAAAACAGGTGGCGTCGGCGCTGGCTCGCGTAGGCCTCACTGATCTGGCGCATCGGCAGATTGGTGAGCTTTCTGGCGGGCAAAAAAAACGCGTTTTTCTGGCGCGGGCGCTGGCACAGCAGGGGCGCGTCATGTTGCTCGATGAACCGTTTACCGGTGTGGATATCAAAACGGAAAACGCCATTATCGAACTCCTGCGCCAGCTGCGTGAAGAAGGGCATCTGATTTTGGTTTCGACGCACAACATCGCTAGTGTGCCGGATTTCTGCGACCGCGTAGTGCTGATCAACCGCACGGTCATCGCGGCCGGTGCGCTCGACACTACGTTTACCTCTCATAATCTCGAAAAGACCTTTGGCGGCGCGTTGAGGAATATCGGTTATTTAGTGCCACAGGAACCGGTGAGGCGGGCGGTATGA
- a CDS encoding metal ABC transporter permease has translation MMALLLEPFQYNYMVKAIWVSAGVGAVCAFLSAYLMLKGWSLMGDALSHSVVPGVAGAYALGFPYAIGAFGTGILAALSMTLLRHFTRLREDAIIGFVFSTFFALGLLLVSLNPTSVNVQSILFGNILGIDDADILQVQIIVGVSLLVLCVIWRDLLAVFFDEAHAVSVGLSPLRLKIIFFTIFSACSVAALQTVGAILVIAMVITPGATAYLLSDRFSHVLIISVIIGAVTSAAGAWLSYFLDGATGGVIVCLQTAVFLLAFLFAPKHGWLASHLRIKRRSRA, from the coding sequence ATGATGGCGCTGCTGCTGGAGCCGTTTCAGTACAACTACATGGTGAAAGCCATCTGGGTGAGTGCCGGTGTCGGCGCGGTGTGCGCATTTTTATCGGCGTATCTGATGCTGAAAGGCTGGTCGCTGATGGGTGATGCGCTCTCGCATTCCGTCGTGCCGGGTGTGGCAGGCGCTTATGCACTGGGCTTTCCGTATGCCATCGGAGCCTTCGGTACCGGCATTCTGGCGGCACTTTCCATGACGCTGCTGCGCCATTTCACCAGGCTGCGCGAAGACGCGATCATCGGCTTCGTCTTCTCGACCTTCTTTGCGCTCGGGCTGTTGCTGGTTTCCCTTAATCCGACATCCGTTAACGTGCAGTCGATCCTGTTCGGCAATATTTTAGGTATCGATGACGCTGATATTTTGCAGGTGCAGATTATCGTCGGCGTTTCCCTGCTGGTGCTGTGCGTGATCTGGCGCGACCTGCTGGCCGTATTTTTCGATGAGGCGCACGCGGTTTCGGTCGGGCTTTCTCCGCTACGACTCAAAATCATTTTCTTCACTATATTCAGCGCGTGCAGCGTGGCGGCGTTACAAACCGTCGGCGCAATTTTGGTGATTGCCATGGTGATCACGCCCGGTGCGACCGCCTATCTGCTTTCCGATCGTTTCTCCCATGTGTTGATTATTTCGGTGATTATCGGCGCAGTCACCAGCGCGGCAGGTGCCTGGTTGAGCTATTTCCTGGATGGCGCAACCGGCGGCGTCATTGTCTGCCTGCAAACCGCGGTCTTCCTGCTGGCGTTTTTATTCGCGCCAAAACACGGCTGGCTGGCCAGTCATTTGCGTATCAAACGCCGGAGCCGCGCATGA
- a CDS encoding metal ABC transporter permease, producing the protein MMSWFDVLMEPMSFDFMQRALLTAMATSIVCAIFSCFLVLKGWSLMGDAISHAVLPGVVLAYLAGIPLVIGAFGSGLFCAVATGFIKEHCRVKEDSVMGIVFSGMFAAGLVLFSRVNTEQHLSHILFGNVLGVTDSEMLQTLIIALVVTLAIIIKFKDLMLFCFDPVQAKVIGLPVRFYHYALLCMLALTIVAALQAVGVVLVVAMLITPGITAFLLCKTLPKMIIVAVTVSLIAAISGTFISFYIDAATGPAIVLIQAMLFLLALAVHLLRKPFKSRQSAPNA; encoded by the coding sequence ATGATGTCCTGGTTTGATGTACTGATGGAGCCAATGAGCTTCGACTTTATGCAGCGCGCGCTGCTGACCGCTATGGCGACCAGCATTGTCTGCGCGATATTCTCTTGTTTTCTGGTGCTCAAAGGCTGGTCGCTGATGGGCGATGCGATTTCACATGCAGTGCTGCCCGGCGTGGTGCTGGCCTATCTGGCGGGTATTCCTCTGGTGATTGGCGCGTTTGGTTCCGGTCTGTTTTGCGCGGTGGCAACCGGATTTATCAAAGAGCATTGCAGGGTCAAAGAAGACTCGGTGATGGGTATTGTCTTCTCGGGCATGTTTGCTGCCGGTCTGGTGCTGTTTTCCCGGGTGAATACGGAGCAGCATCTCAGCCATATTCTGTTCGGCAATGTGCTGGGCGTGACGGACAGTGAAATGCTGCAAACGCTGATTATCGCGCTGGTGGTGACGCTGGCGATCATCATCAAATTCAAAGACCTGATGCTATTTTGTTTCGACCCGGTGCAGGCGAAAGTGATCGGTCTGCCGGTACGTTTTTATCATTATGCGTTGCTGTGTATGCTGGCGCTGACCATTGTGGCGGCGTTGCAGGCCGTTGGCGTTGTACTGGTGGTCGCAATGCTGATTACGCCAGGCATTACAGCATTCCTGCTGTGTAAGACACTGCCAAAAATGATAATCGTGGCTGTGACGGTGTCACTTATTGCCGCCATTTCCGGCACCTTTATCAGTTTTTATATCGATGCAGCGACCGGACCGGCAATAGTGCTGATTCAGGCTATGCTTTTCCTGCTGGCATTAGCTGTGCATCTTTTGCGTAAACCGTTCAAATCGCGCCAGTCAGCACCGAATGCATAG
- the mtr gene encoding tryptophan permease has protein sequence MATLSVTAPQRSVLGGAMIIGGTIIGAGMFSLPVVMSGAWFFWSVAALIFTWFCMLHSGLMILEANLNYPVGSSFNTVTGDLLGKHWNRLNGITIAFVLYILTYAYISASGSVIQHTLREMSVSFSPRLGGLLTALVVAFIVWLSTRAVSRMTAIVLGAKIIAFFLTFGSLLWHVKPVNLLNNVEINPSYMPYVLATLPFCLASFGYHGNVPSLMKYYGKNPLIIKKCLLLGTLMALGLYIIWMLGTMGNIPRPEFISIAERGGNIDVLVQSLSQILNSAGLDLLLTIFSNFAVACSFLGVTLGLFDYLADLFKFNDSRTGRFKTALVTFVPPIIGGVIYPDGFIYAIGFAGLAATVWAVIVPALMARASRQRFGSPLYRVWGGNKMIVLVLLFGVLNAAVHILSSANLLPVYR, from the coding sequence ATGGCGACGCTTTCTGTGACCGCCCCGCAACGTTCAGTACTGGGCGGTGCAATGATTATTGGTGGAACGATCATCGGCGCAGGGATGTTTTCCCTGCCGGTGGTGATGTCCGGCGCCTGGTTTTTCTGGTCTGTAGCTGCCCTGATTTTTACCTGGTTTTGTATGCTGCATTCCGGACTAATGATCCTTGAAGCAAATCTTAACTATCCGGTGGGATCGAGTTTCAATACGGTGACCGGCGATCTGCTGGGTAAACACTGGAACCGGCTGAACGGCATCACTATCGCGTTCGTTTTGTATATTCTGACCTACGCCTATATTTCCGCCAGCGGCTCGGTGATCCAGCATACGTTGCGTGAGATGTCGGTGAGTTTTTCTCCCCGCCTCGGCGGTCTGCTGACGGCGCTGGTCGTGGCCTTTATCGTCTGGCTGAGCACCCGCGCGGTGAGCCGGATGACGGCCATTGTGCTTGGCGCGAAAATCATTGCCTTCTTCCTGACCTTCGGCAGCCTGCTGTGGCATGTGAAACCGGTGAATTTGCTTAACAACGTCGAAATTAATCCGAGCTACATGCCTTATGTGCTGGCGACGCTGCCGTTCTGTCTGGCGTCATTTGGCTATCACGGCAATGTGCCGAGCCTGATGAAGTACTACGGCAAAAATCCGCTAATCATCAAGAAGTGTCTGCTGCTGGGTACACTGATGGCGCTCGGGCTGTACATCATCTGGATGCTGGGAACGATGGGCAACATTCCGCGTCCTGAATTCATCAGCATCGCTGAACGGGGTGGCAATATTGATGTGCTGGTGCAGTCGCTGAGCCAGATACTTAACAGCGCCGGTCTGGACTTGCTGCTGACGATTTTCTCAAACTTTGCCGTCGCCTGTTCATTCTTAGGGGTGACGCTCGGCCTGTTTGATTATCTGGCGGATCTGTTTAAATTCAACGACAGCCGGACTGGTCGCTTCAAAACAGCGCTGGTGACGTTCGTTCCGCCGATTATCGGTGGTGTGATTTATCCCGATGGTTTCATTTATGCGATTGGTTTTGCCGGACTGGCGGCAACGGTCTGGGCGGTGATTGTTCCGGCGCTGATGGCACGCGCATCACGCCAGCGTTTTGGCAGCCCGCTGTACCGCGTGTGGGGTGGGAATAAAATGATCGTACTGGTGCTGCTGTTCGGCGTGCTCAATGCGGCAGTACATATTCTTTCAAGCGCGAATCTACTGCCGGTATATCGTTAA
- a CDS encoding pirin family protein — protein MFNVLRAEPKTTFEYGPFRIRRMRPGQIQPEKNDDAFGPLSVIDHATLEQGTLVKMHEHNNDEILSYMWRGSMVHEDSAGHRVPLSPKQLMMMNAGESFWHEESTPLVSAEMLQIFIRPRQANLEGRVQFMTRPDGIKSNEWTLLAAPEGIESPLEIRQAVYVYDIRMDENTTTEVPSHAGFAQWLYVMDGEISIGDVTLSKGDAISDEDSALTAATAGKDTTLVCFLVCLGAQAILEGTISGK, from the coding sequence ATGTTTAACGTTTTACGTGCTGAACCCAAAACTACCTTTGAATATGGCCCGTTTCGTATCCGTCGTATGCGGCCGGGGCAAATCCAGCCTGAGAAAAATGATGACGCGTTCGGCCCTTTGAGTGTTATCGATCATGCCACTCTCGAACAGGGCACGCTGGTGAAAATGCACGAGCATAATAACGACGAAATCCTCAGTTATATGTGGCGGGGTTCTATGGTGCATGAAGATTCTGCTGGTCACCGCGTTCCCCTTTCACCGAAACAGCTGATGATGATGAACGCCGGTGAAAGTTTCTGGCATGAGGAATCCACACCGCTGGTGTCGGCGGAGATGTTGCAGATATTTATCCGGCCGCGTCAGGCAAATCTGGAAGGCCGCGTGCAGTTTATGACGCGCCCTGACGGTATAAAAAGCAATGAGTGGACGCTGCTGGCTGCGCCGGAAGGCATTGAGTCTCCGCTTGAAATCAGGCAGGCGGTATATGTCTATGACATTCGCATGGATGAAAACACCACCACGGAAGTTCCCTCACATGCGGGATTTGCTCAATGGCTGTATGTGATGGACGGCGAAATCAGCATCGGCGATGTCACGCTGTCAAAAGGCGACGCGATCAGCGATGAGGACAGCGCATTAACTGCTGCGACTGCAGGTAAAGACACCACGCTGGTGTGTTTTCTGGTGTGTCTGGGCGCGCAGGCGATTCTTGAAGGCACTATCAGCGGGAAATAA
- a CDS encoding ABC-F family ATP-binding cassette domain-containing protein yields MMTLLSAQSVSFDNSFGPLLAEISFGLKKGDRIGLIGHNGCGKSTLLKILSGELAATSGSVTLANQCLMARVEQHLPEELNHHTLLESVLNHLPPGLHQPELWQAQVLLSTLGFDESAWQLTAGTLSGGQHTRLLLARALIRQPDLLLLDEPSNHLDLPTLLWLEQFLKNWNGSFVLVSHDRSLLDNVTNSTWILRDKTLQFIRLPCTQARLALQEKDASDAVRRETEQKEIDRVTKSAKRLALWGSVYDNEKLARKAKQMEKQVDRLKEDQTEVTAGNQWKLQLKGEALAADRVLALSGLQVRPARNAPVLFTVDEMRIKSGDRIALVGRNGCGKSSLLQTLWHAFSQPETTHTGVTFHPRVRVGYYDQNQHQLQDDDSLGDALANFAPLTEEQRKMALIGAGFPFIRHQQKVSTLSGGERSRLLFIGLTLANYSLLLLDEPTNHLDLEGKEELAETLKTFRGAVLLVSHDRTLIEQSCNRFWLVDEQRLKEWHTLAPVYAVLAGSPPPAEPILSESGTDVIHTEETEEEQLLARLVEVEHLLAEDLARKPKHQKPELQRQWQSQIEQLSTLLSLG; encoded by the coding sequence ATCATGACTTTACTGTCTGCACAATCTGTATCATTCGATAATTCTTTTGGCCCTTTGCTGGCTGAGATTTCCTTCGGCCTGAAAAAAGGCGACCGCATCGGCCTTATCGGCCACAACGGCTGTGGCAAAAGTACTCTGCTGAAAATCCTCAGCGGTGAACTGGCAGCAACGTCCGGCAGTGTCACGCTGGCGAATCAGTGCCTGATGGCCCGCGTTGAACAACATCTGCCCGAAGAACTGAACCACCATACCCTGCTTGAATCTGTTCTGAACCATCTGCCGCCAGGCCTTCATCAGCCTGAGCTCTGGCAGGCGCAGGTGTTGCTTTCCACGCTGGGTTTCGATGAATCCGCCTGGCAGCTGACGGCCGGAACGCTCAGCGGCGGGCAGCATACCCGCCTGCTGCTGGCCCGCGCGCTGATCCGCCAGCCCGATTTACTGCTGCTCGATGAACCGAGCAACCATCTGGATCTGCCGACGCTGTTATGGCTGGAACAGTTTCTGAAAAACTGGAACGGCAGTTTCGTGCTGGTTTCTCACGACCGCAGCCTGCTTGATAACGTGACCAACAGCACCTGGATCCTGCGCGATAAAACCCTGCAGTTTATTCGTCTCCCTTGTACGCAGGCACGTCTGGCGCTGCAAGAAAAAGACGCCTCCGACGCTGTGCGCAGGGAAACAGAACAAAAGGAGATTGACCGCGTAACTAAAAGTGCCAAACGTCTGGCGCTGTGGGGCAGCGTGTATGACAACGAAAAGCTGGCGCGCAAGGCAAAGCAAATGGAAAAGCAGGTCGACCGGCTGAAAGAGGATCAAACTGAAGTCACCGCCGGTAATCAGTGGAAACTGCAGTTAAAAGGCGAAGCGCTGGCGGCGGACCGGGTTCTGGCGCTGTCCGGTTTGCAGGTTCGTCCTGCGCGCAATGCTCCGGTTTTGTTCACAGTGGATGAAATGCGCATCAAAAGCGGTGACCGTATCGCACTGGTCGGGCGCAACGGTTGCGGCAAGTCCTCGCTGTTGCAGACGTTGTGGCACGCCTTCAGTCAGCCGGAAACAACCCATACGGGTGTGACTTTCCATCCCCGCGTGCGGGTGGGTTATTACGATCAGAATCAGCATCAGTTGCAGGACGATGATTCTCTTGGTGATGCGCTGGCGAACTTCGCCCCGCTGACGGAAGAACAGAGAAAAATGGCGCTGATTGGCGCAGGATTCCCGTTTATCCGTCACCAGCAAAAAGTGAGTACGCTCAGCGGCGGCGAACGTTCGCGGCTGCTGTTTATCGGGCTGACGCTGGCGAATTATTCGCTTTTGCTGCTTGATGAACCGACTAACCATCTGGATCTGGAAGGCAAAGAAGAGCTGGCGGAAACGCTGAAAACCTTCCGTGGTGCGGTGCTTTTGGTGTCACATGACCGGACGCTCATCGAGCAAAGTTGTAACCGGTTCTGGCTGGTGGATGAGCAACGGTTAAAAGAGTGGCATACCCTTGCGCCGGTTTACGCCGTACTGGCGGGTTCTCCCCCGCCAGCGGAACCCATTCTTTCAGAAAGCGGGACTGACGTAATCCACACTGAGGAAACAGAAGAAGAGCAACTGCTGGCGAGGCTGGTAGAGGTTGAACACCTTCTGGCAGAAGATCTGGCGCGCAAACCTAAGCACCAGAAACCTGAGCTGCAACGTCAGTGGCAATCACAAATTGAGCAGCTGAGTACGTTGTTGAGTCTTGGCTAA
- a CDS encoding phage integrase Arm DNA-binding domain-containing protein, whose product MAARPRTHKVNIPNLYCKFDRRTSKVYWQYRHPITGKFIGFGTDGDTAREAAIAANTMITEQQSKHINFLVDMTVKKTTNKEAGIRVSDWVGKYISLLEERLIEGEIKKATFKTRKSCAQVLSKRLPNVRLNNLDTKSIAAILDEYKSEGKNRMAQMLRATWGDIFKEAQHSGEIEPGFNPALATRVPRNKVTRGRLSFSQWKKIFDNAADLQPYLQNSMLLALITGQRRADILNMKFSDVWDGHLHITQSKTGTRLALPLTLFLPEINLSLDDVIRQCRDRVMSKYMIHHSRAHGSSKPGDPVTGNGVTRMFKQARIASGLKFTEGTTPPTFHEQRSLAERLFSAHGINTQTLLGHKTAAMTELYHDDRGADWITLAV is encoded by the coding sequence ATGGCAGCCAGACCACGCACACATAAAGTAAATATCCCCAACCTTTACTGCAAGTTCGACCGTCGAACCAGCAAGGTGTATTGGCAATATCGTCACCCGATCACTGGTAAATTTATAGGATTCGGAACCGATGGAGATACCGCTCGTGAGGCGGCTATTGCAGCCAATACCATGATCACAGAGCAGCAATCAAAACACATAAACTTTCTCGTTGATATGACTGTGAAAAAAACAACAAATAAAGAGGCAGGCATAAGGGTTTCGGATTGGGTTGGTAAATATATATCTCTACTTGAAGAGCGTTTAATAGAAGGGGAAATAAAGAAGGCCACGTTCAAAACACGTAAAAGCTGTGCACAGGTTCTTTCAAAAAGGCTACCGAATGTGCGCCTTAATAATTTGGATACAAAGTCAATTGCCGCAATTCTTGACGAGTATAAATCAGAGGGAAAAAACAGAATGGCTCAGATGTTAAGGGCTACGTGGGGGGATATATTTAAAGAGGCCCAGCACTCAGGCGAAATAGAACCCGGATTCAACCCAGCTTTGGCAACCAGAGTTCCAAGAAATAAAGTTACCAGGGGAAGGCTTAGTTTTTCTCAATGGAAAAAGATTTTCGATAATGCGGCAGACCTTCAGCCCTATCTGCAAAACTCCATGCTTCTTGCCCTGATTACTGGTCAGCGACGTGCAGATATTCTGAACATGAAATTCTCAGATGTTTGGGACGGTCACCTGCATATCACACAGTCGAAGACAGGAACACGGCTAGCTTTACCTCTCACCCTATTTCTTCCAGAAATTAATTTGTCTCTTGATGATGTGATCAGGCAATGCAGGGACAGGGTGATGAGCAAGTACATGATCCACCACTCTCGCGCTCATGGTTCTTCAAAGCCTGGCGACCCGGTAACGGGAAACGGAGTAACTCGTATGTTTAAGCAGGCGCGTATCGCAAGTGGTTTAAAATTTACTGAAGGAACTACGCCCCCGACTTTTCACGAACAACGTTCTCTGGCTGAAAGGCTCTTCAGTGCGCACGGGATCAACACGCAAACTCTACTCGGACACAAAACGGCAGCTATGACTGAGTTGTACCATGACGACAGAGGAGCAGATTGGATAACGTTAGCTGTGTGA
- a CDS encoding excisionase: protein MGQLVPLMEWASSPKGFKYPPAPATLHRYAKTGQIIPAPIKQGSKWVVDEDAKYVGVIAKAAIPNHLPASVKALLEKTINGSQTTHT from the coding sequence ATGGGCCAACTCGTACCTTTGATGGAATGGGCATCCAGTCCGAAAGGGTTTAAATATCCACCAGCGCCAGCAACACTTCATCGTTATGCAAAAACCGGCCAGATCATCCCTGCTCCGATCAAACAAGGCAGCAAATGGGTCGTTGATGAAGATGCGAAGTATGTCGGCGTTATTGCAAAAGCGGCGATACCGAATCATCTCCCCGCTTCTGTAAAAGCACTACTGGAGAAAACGATAAATGGCAGCCAGACCACGCACACATAA
- a CDS encoding DGQHR domain-containing protein — MTDKTQMEYYFEFPASYGFQGDTYVLLMTIPGRTLTRVLSSDNFGHALDRSQREINKTRVKKFHDYLVNSVETKTAFIIPPLVGNCDCDIEFEPFGNTNVGIVRFPMDAEIKLFDGQHRAAGISDFCRNHSTSVSIPLMLTQKLPLKVRQQFFSDINNNVSKPSAAINMTYNGRDTVAQSMVSFLSTHELFSVITDFEHNVVPAKSELWISFKALSDATTKFSVSKGKEVSKGVFTTSGKRGLVLQLSRIFTILFHRLNTNGITSSSTP; from the coding sequence ATGACTGATAAAACACAGATGGAATATTACTTCGAGTTCCCTGCGTCATACGGCTTTCAGGGCGACACCTATGTTTTGCTGATGACTATTCCGGGCAGAACGCTGACCAGAGTATTGTCATCTGATAATTTCGGCCATGCTCTGGACCGTTCACAGCGTGAAATAAACAAAACGCGAGTTAAAAAATTCCATGACTATTTAGTCAATTCAGTTGAAACCAAAACGGCATTCATTATTCCGCCGCTGGTTGGCAACTGTGATTGTGATATTGAATTCGAACCGTTCGGCAACACGAACGTCGGTATCGTTAGATTCCCTATGGATGCAGAAATTAAATTATTTGATGGTCAGCACCGCGCCGCTGGGATCAGCGATTTTTGCCGGAACCACAGCACCTCGGTCTCAATTCCTCTGATGTTGACACAGAAATTACCGCTAAAAGTAAGGCAGCAGTTTTTCTCTGACATAAATAACAACGTCTCGAAACCGTCCGCCGCCATCAATATGACTTACAACGGAAGAGATACTGTCGCCCAAAGCATGGTTTCTTTCCTGTCTACTCACGAACTTTTCTCAGTGATAACTGACTTTGAGCACAATGTTGTTCCGGCCAAAAGCGAGTTGTGGATCAGCTTTAAGGCACTGAGTGATGCAACAACTAAATTCTCTGTCAGCAAGGGGAAAGAAGTCTCAAAAGGTGTATTTACGACATCTGGGAAGCGTGGCTTAGTCTTACAGCTATCAAGGATCTTCACCATTCTGTTTCACCGGCTGAATACAAACGGGATTACATCCAGTTCCACGCCGTGA
- a CDS encoding LexA family protein, translating to MLTQGQRIKNLRKDRKLTQAQVAKALGVSDVTIGYWERDLNEPGGKSLSNLAAFFGVSEAFILYGKEEISNIIPASFGTRQIPIISYVQAGIWTSASDASNLEGNIDYILTDIGLSPRSFALKIKGKSMEPEFTEGDLIIVDPDIGPLPGDYVVAKNGEHEATFKKYRARGRDAGGNEIFSLVPLNQDFPTKHSDQEPISIIGVMVEHRKFRRR from the coding sequence ATGCTTACCCAAGGGCAGCGGATAAAAAACCTTCGTAAAGACAGGAAACTGACTCAAGCTCAGGTCGCAAAGGCGCTAGGTGTTAGTGATGTGACTATTGGCTACTGGGAACGTGACCTGAATGAACCGGGTGGGAAGTCTTTGAGTAATTTGGCGGCTTTTTTCGGTGTTTCTGAGGCTTTCATTCTTTACGGTAAAGAAGAAATTTCTAACATCATTCCCGCATCTTTTGGGACACGCCAGATCCCCATTATCAGTTACGTTCAGGCTGGTATCTGGACATCCGCGTCGGACGCAAGCAACCTTGAAGGTAATATTGACTATATCCTAACTGACATAGGACTATCACCCCGTTCTTTTGCCTTAAAAATCAAAGGAAAGTCAATGGAGCCAGAGTTTACTGAAGGTGATCTAATTATCGTTGATCCGGACATAGGTCCGCTGCCTGGTGATTACGTTGTAGCGAAGAATGGTGAACATGAAGCAACATTCAAAAAATACAGAGCACGTGGTAGAGATGCTGGGGGTAATGAGATTTTTTCACTTGTGCCTCTAAATCAAGATTTCCCAACAAAACATTCTGACCAAGAACCCATATCAATAATTGGCGTAATGGTAGAGCACCGAAAATTCAGACGGCGTTGA